The Rhopalosiphum maidis isolate BTI-1 chromosome 4, ASM367621v3, whole genome shotgun sequence region AAGACCTGTAGGTTCCCGATTCCCGGTATTCCtagtttattttgattatactagtattatttagttttaaacaacaataaatattgattatttataataaaaattgaaataggtaaaaacattgaagtttataataaaaataaaaatttaaggaaCAATATTACACAGTAGTAAATATGtaactactaaaaatattcatgcaACTAAAGGTGAAGTATTCAATTGTACTTTAAGCACTACAACAACTTAAACGCATGTAAAATAATAGCGAATGTGATtagaacattaatttttatgcgaCATTAATAGTATTACCAATATGAATAGTGAAGAATGagggttataacttataagttaatgGAATCTTTCTTTGTAACACTTAACGTTTACACCCAtctgaaaatatgtattaaaaaatattgtacatgtaACAATGTTTTTCAAGAAAAATGTCATCAggtagattaaattatatttagtaaaataaaataaaaataaaaaattaatacaaaataattacctgAATTGATCTAGAAGAATCTAATTCAACAGACATACTGGGATTTCTCCTATTTAATAAAGGTGTCATAGTCGTTCTGTCGTCATGTCCTAAACCGGTTTTACTATCAGATATGTCAGACCCAGCTAAATCAATACCACTTTCATCGGTTTCATAAATGTCTGAACCGTTTTGAGTGTTTAACTTTGAAGTTTTCATATTTCCTGAATTTTTGACAGCAGTTGCTATTTTTTCAGCAGTTTTTTTGCCAAAATTAGCAGCAATTTTTGGTAAACTCCGTTTAACTGGCACCGATTCAGCACTTGGATCTTTTAAATCATTAGTTTCCTCTgttattgatgataaatttgCAAAAGCATCAGCACTTTCATCAAATGTTCCTTGAAGATTTTGAATTGGAATGtcgtctaaaataaaatgtttgaatttaatttgattgccAATTAGCATACAGCATCttgtaatactttaaatgtattgaaagatgcagacaaatttttaaaaataccaactTAGTATAAAATCGACTGAGaagaaaacaaaacaaaaactaaatactaaaaaacttaaaaaaactattattaaaatattatctataaacagAATTAGGAGTTTTCTGCCTAaagtaacaatttaaaaacactcattgcaatttttttaaactaactaaacaattaaaaacattttttttttgcataataaaatcaaacatttccataagttaaataaacgatcacttaatttttttgttaaatacaattttaggaaaatatttatttattttattacctggTAACTTTTTAGTTCTAAATGATGCATTTGTAATCATTGATTTAGATACTGGTGTGCTACAAGTATTACTGCTTACAGGTGTTCCCACTGATGTCACATTAGGTGATTGTCcacctaaatataattattacatattaagttcaaaacaaaattattgttcacTTTAACTGACCTTCAAAAAATCCTTgacaagaatttttaattgcattggCTAATAATATCACTTCACAATAACAACTGTAACATGCACGGTAATAAATATCTTCTAAAGTTTGAAACGCTTCAGCTTTTCCACagttaaatctttaaaaataatcattataaaaattaatattaaattataatttttcaatgtttgTGATAGATACAATGCTAAGTTTGAAGATTTATAAACagataatcaattaaaatttacaaatttcttgaatttgaacattttaaatataaaattagaaataaaacttagttaaaaaaatctgaaatagtattatactaatttacttAGCTAAACGTGTAAGTAATTTTAGTGCTCCTAAACTACAAGTCATCAAAcccaataatgtaaaaaaaaacatattggtTCAATCGGTGaaccaataaatgtatttaatttttcaatgattattcTTTTAGGTCAATACtagtcttttaaataaataataaccaacaAAAAGCAGCAGAAATATTGGAAAATTTTAAAGCAGATACTTACATAGAGATATACAAGCAATAGAGTAGATGAATTAAGAATTTTGGAGAAAGTGGGATACGTGGTAATGTTGTCGATGTTGATATATCAGAATTACTGAATGATGTTGAacgcttattaaaataaccctGAGTAaccattctataataataatattaagacaaaaatgagaaatttgtatgtaataatataatattaaacaatgaatataattacttaGATGTAACTCTATAAAAGCGTTCAAATGGATTATAAATTTCTGGCAGAAGATTTAAGTTCttgtaatatatgaaatataaattactaagaaCTTCCATTCTGTTAGATGCAGATAGTCTTTCAATTTGATTAAATGGACCTCGGCGAACTGGGTGTGTGTCTCTTTGTTCTAAACGACGAATGGCAGTCTCTGTTAATGAAGTTGGTGCCAAACTACTaggctttaatatttataaacataaaataggtatattaattttaataaaataaataatcataggtTAGTCAAATTGTTATTGGTACttcatttctttaaaaaataaagaactttataaatatacctatatttaatttccagTTAAGAGGACATTATACTCACATGTAATGTTTCTATCTTACGGACATAagacatagcaaatttgcgttcagcagaatcaattttatgttgttagctttaattttaatcaatttacctattatcaaatttaatgataatgatattatctaGGATATCTCataggcttttattgatattcaaatttttaagcgagttatgatcattttaaagttttaatattttacataattataactcacttaaaaattaagatatcaataaaagcctatGAGATACCCTAGatagtattattacttttaagtttaataacataaaattgattctgctgaacgcaaatttgctatatTTTACGTTCGTAAGACGGAGAAAACACATGAGGGTATGACATcatcttaatagtttaaatacatacttcATGGTAAATAGACGGCTGAGCTAATGACGGCAAACGAAATGATATAAATCTAggtgtattattttcatctaCAGCTTCAAGATTGTAAATTCCAATTAGTAATGCTTCAATACTACGGCagctctaataataatataacaaaaattaataattaaataacaaatactcaagatataatgttttcaaaaactatattcTAAATACATTCTTCAAAAATTCATAAGAACtcctatttagttattttaatatgcataaGACTATTAATTAGATACCATTGCTCTCAGATTtcagataataaaattgtcttttttttttataagcaaaattaattgtttcaaaaataaattactaaagaaaaaaaatatagtatattcttaagaacatgataatatatattatggagaatttaacaaaaaaatatgtataatttataaaatataaaatataaaatatgagtacTAATATTACTTACTTGCTTGTCAACATGAGCAATAGAATTAAGATAACTATATGTTAATTGTGGTATAAATAGTagtacaaataaatgtaaatcggTTTCTTCAGTtcgataacaattaaaaagtgCACCACAAATACGATCAATTAACtgcaaaaataatgaatgaattaattgttgttaaacataggtacaatataaaatatttttaaaattttccttTAAATTTACCATTATTGTTTTGAGTACAGTATAAAATGcaatacttgaaaaataaatattaattgagtaAGATAGTtacctaatttatatgtattcaattacatattaattttaatttaatatgaaaaaattaatttttttgttatcttaTTATGATTcacttataactatatattatttatgtagattaatattatttcttattcaaCAAATTTCatagtataatgtaatgttaaGGCCATTATTTGAATTGATGGTTGaatgtaattttgaattttataactgaatgtcaaatattattaatagtacaattttttttactttagagCATTggtgtaaaacaaaattagtaggtaaataacaaatttaatcttaatttaaaatataaataaaaaaaatagaaaatccaTAATCTATAGGagtaagtaaattttttaagtatttactatgtatatttttgttttaatatacaaaaagttTGCAAGTCTAAAAATCACaactttataatagatatagtaGTTAGTAGTGCTTAATAacgtcatttaaaattattattaacataggaaaaatattttcatactacCTATGGaattattgtctataaataagaataaataagttatacttaaataagatatttccttgttataaatttaccttggaatatttatgaatatcatCAAGTACAGCAAATATTGATTctataagtattttgttttgcGATGTTGTTATAGCAAATGTAGCCCAGTCGTCTTTTTCCAATGAGGCAAACTCTGATAACCATTCTTTTACTGTGTTCTCCACCATGTTTTCATCTCAttacattcaaatattaaattacactttgactaaagttaaaaatatttctcaggcttaacatgaataataaacatttaattttatatcatataatatttaaaaaaatatagttgtaataagtaaaaaaataatatctcacTATTAATTCTCacttacttaattaaaaatcccaGAATTTTAGTTTACAGCTAACCCAAATTGATATGactgaaatattgaatattaaataaatgccaTGTACAGGAAgtgaataaacattattccaatattttcatgtataaCCATTGTtatgtactataattaaattaaataattgattcaaCTTTAATAATTCAGTATCATAACTTTTGaagatatgttttataaaaatctaggtacctacctacatatcTCACCAAAAAATCCGAAAGCATTTAGTTTTAACTCAACCATACACCGATAACCCGAATAGTGACCATTAACACATTCACTCTCACTAGGTCTGTAATCAGTATGACTGGTAAATGTGTAATTCACTAATACTGTTGTGTGTTTTAGTACTGCAATTGGTAAAGTTGTGGTTCTTCACTGAACTATCCAACGattgataaatgatataatgataCTTGAATACTTGATGATTATAGCAATATCACACAATATAAGAATAACCTATACCGTGATTActgatatagtattatacaatacattttcgtCAAACATCGAGGTCATTAATATTGACCTCGATTATGTTGGTATCGATGCTaggttttaacattatttcgaaaataacatgtcttgtataattatattttttacttattacttattatgtattttattgtacactgcttacattttatgttgtaatatctatttttttcgtaGCGAgaacaaatcaataaaaaata contains the following coding sequences:
- the LOC113549310 gene encoding protein FAM126B isoform X1, with product MVENTVKEWLSEFASLEKDDWATFAITTSQNKILIESIFAVLDDIHKYSKLIDRICGALFNCYRTEETDLHLFVLLFIPQLTYSYLNSIAHVDKQSCRSIEALLIGIYNLEAVDENNTPRFISFRLPSLAQPSIYHEPSSLAPTSLTETAIRRLEQRDTHPVRRGPFNQIERLSASNRMEVLSNLYFIYYKNLNLLPEIYNPFERFYRVTSKMVTQGYFNKRSTSFSNSDISTSTTLPRIPLSPKFLIHLLYCLYISIFNCGKAEAFQTLEDIYYRACYSCYCEVILLANAIKNSCQGFFEGGQSPNVTSVGTPVSSNTCSTPVSKSMITNASFRTKKLPDDIPIQNLQGTFDESADAFANLSSITEETNDLKDPSAESVPVKRSLPKIAANFGKKTAEKIATAVKNSGNMKTSKLNTQNGSDIYETDESGIDLAGSDISDSKTGLGHDDRTTMTPLLNRRNPSMSVELDSSRSIQMGVNVKCYKERFH
- the LOC113549310 gene encoding protein FAM126B isoform X2; the encoded protein is MVENTVKEWLSEFASLEKDDWATFAITTSQNKILIESIFAVLDDIHKYSKLIDRICGALFNCYRTEETDLHLFVLLFIPQLTYSYLNSIAHVDKQSCRSIEALLIGIYNLEAVDENNTPRFISFRLPSLAQPSIYHEPSSLAPTSLTETAIRRLEQRDTHPVRRGPFNQIERLSASNRMEVLSNLYFIYYKNLNLLPEIYNPFERFYRVTSKMVTQGYFNKRSTSFSNSDISTSTTLPRIPLSPKFLIHLLYCLYISIFNCGKAEAFQTLEDIYYRACYSCYCEVILLANAIKNSCQGFFEGGQSPNVTSVGTPVSSNTCSTPVSKSMITNASFRTKKLPDDIPIQNLQGTFDESADAFANLSSITEETNDLKDPSAESVPVKRSLPKIAANFGKKTAEKIATAVKNSGNMKTSKLNTQNGSDIYETDESGIDLAGSDISDSKTGLGHDDRTTMTPLLNRRNPSMSVELDSSRSIQMESTAL